The segment GGCAGCCGTGGATCGCGGCTGAACTCAAACACCTGCCCGAGTGTGGCGTTCGGGAAGTTGAAATTCACCCAGTACGTATCACGGATCATACTGTGGCCGAACCGGTACGCTGCCACGGCGAACTCGACGGGCATTCGGAACGAGCTGCCGATGGGAGCTGACACGCTCGCCATCGCGTTGTTCACGGTAGCCGCTCCGCAGATTCTTTCCAGAAAGTCGTGCACCACGGCCCATTGGTAGTGATGGGTCACGATTCGTTTGGCCTCTGCGAAGATGTCGCCTGCAAACGCTACTGCCACCAGCAGATCAACGACGGCGTTATGGAAACGCAGCATAGCGTGCTGCAACTGTACGATGATCAGACTTTCGTCGTTGCGCGGATCGCCGATCGCAGCAGTATTCGTACCCTGCATGCGGGGCACATCCCAGTTCGTCTGCTGGACCATGCCCGATTTGTCACCGTTGTTGCTGGGTCCGCCCGGGCCAATAGGAGTGTTCAAGCCCCTGTGCAGCTTGATTGCGGTAGCTGGACCAGATGTAGGAAAAACGTAGAGAAATGGATCCAAGCCAGGCCCGCGGCCGTAAATGGAATCCAGATCGAGCGCCGGGCTTCGCATGTTACTGATTGTATTCGCATCGGTAGCGGCGTCGAGAGTCGACGAGACGTCGAACGTGATGTCATGGTCGACAAACTGACCAAAATAAGTGAAGCCTGCTGGTATCGAAGACACGCCCGCATCAGCGGGATTGTGAGACGCAGGATTGGGATCACGACCGGGGTCTCCCATCATGTTACCGAGTTGGCCGAGGAGTTTTTGCGTCGCGACATTGAATGGCAACTTCGTTGCCGCACGGGTGACCGCGGACGACATGTATCCGAAGCGATCTGCACAGGCAGAACTCAGCCAGGGAAACGGGAACCAGTAGAGCGGAATTTTAGCGCCGTGAAAACGTCGAATCCCTGGCTTTAGTGCGAGGATAGACTCTTTGACGTCGTCCGGTAACTTCTCGACGGGAAGGTCCGCCGGCTTGATGCGATTCGCGCTGGCCAACAGTTGCTCCAGCGAAACGGTGGGCCTCAGATTCGTTTCGGTCACGCGCTTTCGCAACTCCGACAGCACGATCGGCTTTGGGTTAACGAATCCTGTAGGGATCGATGTCTTCTTGAGAAATTCGCGGACTGGCTCGGCAATTTCGGAAGTTGCGGCTGGGTTCGCTGTCTCAGCATTTCGCTTCGTAGGCTTCGTCGCGCCGAGTCGCTTGGGTGTCTGTTTCGCTGCGGCTTTCTTTTTCGTGACCATGCTTGACCTCTGGAAATGATTCAGGAAGCAGCACTCTCACCCAATGGGAAAGGGGCCTTCAACAAGTTGGGATTAGGCAGAAAGGCCCATGCAGGCGCCACCCGGCTGGAAGACCAACTATCGAGCCTCAGCACTGTCTCGCCCGGTCTAACTCCAGGGGGCCAGCGGTGGAGCCATATTTAAGCTCGTCGATCGTATCGAAGTTCGGTGGCATCACATCACCTCCGATCCAGAGCGGTTCACGGAGGTGCGGGCGGTGCCCCTTGCCGCCTCCCGACGGTGTCACATTTTGACGAGTTTGCCTAGGCGGAGCTGGGTCGCGGCCGCGGCGACCACGTTTCCCTTCAGCTCGTAGAGATGCAGCGCTCCGGACACAGCGGCGACCGCCTCGTCGCCTCGGCGGGCGGCCTCGAGCACGTGCGACAGGTCGACCAGTGCATCCGCCCGGTCGTTGACGAAGTCGGTCGCTTCGGCGATCGTGACAGCTTCGCGCGCGAGCGCCTCCGCCGCCCGGAGCTCTGCCCGCCGCGCATGCACGCGAGCGCGCACGCGGCGCCAACGGACCTGCGTCACCAGGTCTCCGCTCGCAGCCAGCTGGGCGCTGAGTTTAGCAAAGTCCTCCGCCTCTTCGTCGCGTCCCTGTTCGAGGATCACCACGGCGAGGGAAGCGGCCATCGTCGAACGGAACGCGCGCTCGCCCATCTCCTCAAGCGCGCGATACGCCGCGCGCGCGCTCCTCTCGGCCGCAGCGGGGTTCCCGGCGAGCAGCTCGATGACGGCCTCGTGTTCCGAGGACGCCACGTAGAGCGTAAGGCCGAGGTCGGCGTAGGTGGCGTTGCTCGTCGCGATCAGCTCGCGGGCAATCGCGAAGCGGCCGACAATCGCGTTGAGGCACGCGAGTTGGCGGAGGATCGCTGCCTCGGACTCGGGGCTTTCGCCCACCTGCACGCGCATCGCCTCGCAACGGCGGATGCCTTCGGCTGCCGGGGTGGGCCCGAACCACAAGGAGGAAGCGATCCACGTGAGGATTTCGTAGTACTCATGCCAATCCCCCGCACGTCGCGCGTGATCAGCAGCTTGCTCCCAAGCTGCAATGGCGGCCTCGCCGCGGGCCGCGGTGAAGGATAGCCAGGCCTCGAGCCGCCGTGCGCGGCAGAGGCCGAGGTCGTCCCCGAGGCGCTCGAAGACCGGGATCACCGCAGCTGCCGCGCGTGCCGCCTCCTCCAGCCCGCCCTCTTCGCCGTGGAAGATCCGGAGGAACTGCCGCTGAACGAGCACGTGCGCTGCCAAGCGCTGGTCGTCAGCGGCAGCGGCCAAGCGCTCCGCCTCGTCCAGCGCGCGCCCGGCCTCGTCCAGCCGGCCGCTTTCGATCAGCGCGCCGCTCAAGTCGGCGAGCAGCACGATCCGCCGTGTGTCATCGGTGGGAAGCAGCCGGGAAACCCTCTCAAGCAGGCTGATCGCCGCCGGCAGGTCACTGCGGACAAGCGCCCGCCGCCCGGCTGCCTCGAGCCGTTCGCACGCCCGGGCGGCAAGCGAGGCCGCGCGCACGTCGCGCGGACCGAGCGCGACACGGTACTGAAAGGCCTGTTCGAGGTGATAGCCGACAATCTCCTCAAACTCGCGTAGCCGGTCCGCGGCCGCTAGCTCGAGCCAGGCGGCGAAGCGCTCGTGCAGGTCGGCGCGCGCATTCTTCGGCAGGGAGCGATACGCGGCGTCGCGGATCAGGACGTGACGGAAGCGATAGGCCTTTTCGCCGGCGAACAACGGTGCCTCCGGGCGGATCATGTCCCGGCGGACGAGCGCGAGCAAGCCGTCCTCGAATGTGTCGAGCACCGGGCCGGCGAGCTCGCTGACGGCGCTCCGATGGAATACTGAGCCCTCGACCGCTGCGGCCGTCAGGATGGCGCGCTCGATAGGCGGGAGGCCCTCGAGACGGGCAGTGAGAAGCGCGTTGATAGTCGCGGGGACGGGCAGCTCAACGAGGTCCGACGCGGCGACCCAGCTGTCGGGCGCCTGCCTGAGCAACGCGTCGTCGACGAGCATCGCCACGAGTTCCTCAGCGAAGAGCGCATTGCCCTCGGCCGCGCTCGCGATCCTCGACTCGGCAGCGGGCGGCAGCGGCGCGGGGCCAAGCAGGTTGGAGATCAGCTCGCGGCATTCCGCGTCGCTGAGCCGCTCGAGGACGATCGACGTCGCGTTGCGTTTGCCGGCCCCCCAGCCAGGACGCGAGTCGAAGTGCTCCGGCCGCGCGATGCAGATGAGCAGGATCGGGAAATCGCGTGAGAAGTCGGCGACGTGCTCGACTAAGTCGAGGAATGTCGACTCGGCCCAATGGACGTCGTCCACCACAACGACGAGCGGCCCCGCTCGCGCGAGCGCCTCAAACAGCCTCCGGACGGCCCAGGCGGTCTCCTCGGTCGTCCCTTGTCCCGCGCCAAGCCCGAGCGCCCCGGTCACACGCTCGGCAATCAGCCGGGCCTTCTCGTCGCCTGCGAGCCGCGCCTCGATCACCGCTGCGAGCTGCCTGCCGGAGTCCGGTCCCTCCGCGCGGGTAAGCTCCCGGACGATCTCGGCCAGCGGCCAATAGGTGATGCCCTCGCCATAGGGCAGACAGCGGCCGTGCAAGACTGTGACATCCTCGGCAAGGCCGCTCGTGAACTCCCGTACGAGCCGCGACTTTCCCACACCCGCGTCGGCGAGAATGGTGACCAGGTGGCAGGTCCTATCGCCGACCGCGTTGCGGAAGACGGTCTCAAGCAAGGCTCGTTGGCGTTCGCGCCCGACGAAAGGCGAGTCGAAGCGGCGCGCAACGCCGGGGGCGTGGGCGAGGACTTCTAACACGGCGAGGGCGCGGATGGTCGCGCCGCGCTTGAGTGCGCGCGGCCCGCTCGGCTCGACGACGACCGCATCGCGCACGAGCTTGTGCGTCGGCTCCCCTATCAGGATCTCATTCGCCGTCGCTGCCTCCTCAAGCCGCTTCGCGACAATGACGGCCTCTCCGGCGACTGACAAATATCCCTGCGTTTGGTCGCCCGCGATCACCTCGCCGGTGTTGATGCCGATTCGGTTCATAAGGCGGACGCCCCAACCGGCTTCGAGTTCGTGGTTAAGGATGGCAAGTGTTTCGCGCATCTCCACCGCTGCGCGCACCGCGCGCAGCGCGTCGTCTTCGTGGACGAACGGCATGCCGAACACAGCCATGATCGCGTCCCCGATATAGTTGTTCACGATTCCGCCGTGCCGTTGAACGACGGCGCTCAACTCGCCGAAGTACCGGGAGAGCAGGTTCCGGAGCGCTTCGGGATCGAGGGAGAGGCTAAGCCGCGAGGAATCGACGATGTCGGCGAAGAGGATGGTGACCGTCTTGCGGGCGTCCGGCCCGGGCTGCCGCGCGGCCGGCGCTGCCGGCTTAGCTGGAGCCGAGGAAGCCACCTTGGGCCTCCGCTTCGGATTCGGCCGGAGATGGTTGTCCGATGACATGGCACGACTCCGTGTCTTAGATAGGGTCTCTCCGTCAGTTGTCGAGCAGGCGGAAATGCGCGGCGCGAACGACGGCCTGCGTGCGGTTCCTGGCGCCCAGCTTCCTGGCGGCGGCGGTGAGGTGCATGACGACCGTAGGAATCGAGCGCCCGATGACGCGCGAGATCTCCTTGGCAGAGAGCCCATGTGCCGAATGGCGGAGACACTCGCGCTCGCGCTCAGTCAAGGACGGCACGAGCGGACTGAGAGCCGATCGGTCGTAGAGGGCGTAGGCCGTGTCGTGGAAGACATGCGCCAGCAAGCTAAATCGCGCGATGGTTCCCGCATCCCGATCTACCATCTCGTCCGCGCCGAGGCGGATGCCGGTAACCGTGGCATAGCCGCCGCGCGGCATGTGGATAGGGATCGTGACGCCGCTAGTGAGGTCGCGCTCGCGCAGGTAGCGCGCAACGGGTTCCGTAGTCTCGTCGAGGAGCGCGCCTATCTCGGTGTCGATCGCCTTGTTGTAGCTCCAGGCGAAGGGGGTGGAGCTGCGCGCCGCCACGATCTGCACCGGATCGATGCGGAAGTAACCTCGATCGCACCAATAGTCGCGCATGTCGTCATCGATGTTACGCAGCTTGAGCATCGACGGGATCATGATAGCGCCGTCGAGATCGTACGGGATGGGCGTGTAGTCGTAGACCAACGCGTCGTAGCCTAGACCGGACAGGGCGGTAAACGCCTCGTCGATGCATTCGTCCAAGGTGCCATGGCGAGTGAAACGCCGCCTGATCGTTGTGATTTCGTCCAGCATGAGATCTTCCGCCGACATCCTCCCGGACCACCCTATCACTTCTTATAGCTGACGCACTCCCAACGTTTCGCTTAATATATGAGCATGCCTAAAATCTGTGCATTCGGAGCGTATCATGTGGCGTGAGATGGCGGCCGACGATCGCATCGAGGTAAATGTCGACGGCTTTAAGGTCGTCGCCTATAGCTTCGGCTCCAGCACCGAGACGGTGTTCTGCCTCAACGGCGGGCCTGGCCTGGCCTGCGACTACCTTCGTGAATCGCACTCCTGCCTGGTAGACCAGGGATACAGGGTCGTGGCGTTCGACCAGCTTGGCACCGGCGCCTCCGACCGGCCGACGGACACCTCGCTCTGGACTATAGCGCGCTACGTCGAGGAGACCGAGACGGTTCGCAAGACGCTGGGACTCGGCAATGTACACATGCTGGGTCATTCCTGGGGCGGCTGGCTGGCGATCGAATATGCGCTTGCCTACCAGGAGAACCTGCAGACGTTGATCCTCGAGGATACCGTCGCCGACATGCCGCATCTTGTTCTGGAACTGGAACGCCTGCGCGCTTCGCTGGGACCCGAAACCGTATCGATGATGCAGAAGCACGAGGCGCAGGGAACCTACGATCATCCGGAATACGTGGCGGCGGTGACGATCCTCAACTACCGCCATGTCTGCCGCCTGCCCGAATGGCCGGCGCCGGTGCGCCGCTCGCTCGACGACTGGAACATGGGACCCTACGCGACCATGCAAGGTCCGAACGAGTTTCTCTACATCGGTAATCTGAAGGACTGGAACCGGGTGCCCGACCTGCCGAGGATCAAGGTGCCGGTGCTGATCACGCATGGCGAGCACGACGAACTGACACCAGCCTGTGGCCTGCGCATGAAGCTTGGCCTGCCGCAGTCGGAGTTGCACATCATCCCGAATGCGAGTCACATGCCCTTCTACGAGAACCCAGCTGCATACTATCCGATCCTTTTAGGGTTCCTCTCGCGCAACAAGGCAGGCTGATGCAGGCGGAATGCAGGGGAAAGGGAGCGGACGGGGAAACACCTCAGGGCCATGCACCGCTATAAGTTCGTTCTATACCGTCCGCTTCAGTTCCTGCCGGTGCTGTTCGGCATCAGCGTGATCACGTTCATCCTTGTCCGGCTGATCCCCGGCGACCCCGCTCGCGTTCTGCTCGGCGCCCGCGCCACCCCCGAAGCGATCGCCCGCATCCGCGCGCAGTACGGCCTCGATGAGCCCATGCTCGTCCAGTATTTCTATTTCCTGCGCAACCTCGCGGACGGCGAGATGGGGCGCTCGATCCTCTACAAGATCGATGTGCTGAAGCTGATCGCCACGCGCATCGAGCCCACTCTGACGCTGGTGCTTTGCAGCGTTGTGCTGTCGGTATTGATTGCCGTGCCGGTGGCGGCGATCGCGGCGCGCAATCAGGGCAGGCTGGCCGACCAAGCTATCCGCATCGTTTCCAC is part of the Mesorhizobium sp. L-2-11 genome and harbors:
- a CDS encoding peroxidase family protein, coding for MVTKKKAAAKQTPKRLGATKPTKRNAETANPAATSEIAEPVREFLKKTSIPTGFVNPKPIVLSELRKRVTETNLRPTVSLEQLLASANRIKPADLPVEKLPDDVKESILALKPGIRRFHGAKIPLYWFPFPWLSSACADRFGYMSSAVTRAATKLPFNVATQKLLGQLGNMMGDPGRDPNPASHNPADAGVSSIPAGFTYFGQFVDHDITFDVSSTLDAATDANTISNMRSPALDLDSIYGRGPGLDPFLYVFPTSGPATAIKLHRGLNTPIGPGGPSNNGDKSGMVQQTNWDVPRMQGTNTAAIGDPRNDESLIIVQLQHAMLRFHNAVVDLLVAVAFAGDIFAEAKRIVTHHYQWAVVHDFLERICGAATVNNAMASVSAPIGSSFRMPVEFAVAAYRFGHSMIRDTYWVNFNFPNATLGQVFEFSRDPRLPVFSNWVVDFNAFFDTGVPVPVHNKARKIDSFMANGLESLPGFSGMMAILATRNLRRALALGLPSGQGMANSFSMAPMTAAQLTSGLPAAEMAVLNSSGGLLLNKTPLWYYVLREAAVLAGGNQLGPVGGRIVAETFVRILKRDASSYLNVAGGFTPMLPSSTPGNFTVADLVAFAGVTQP
- a CDS encoding ATP-binding protein; translated protein: MSSDNHLRPNPKRRPKVASSAPAKPAAPAARQPGPDARKTVTILFADIVDSSRLSLSLDPEALRNLLSRYFGELSAVVQRHGGIVNNYIGDAIMAVFGMPFVHEDDALRAVRAAVEMRETLAILNHELEAGWGVRLMNRIGINTGEVIAGDQTQGYLSVAGEAVIVAKRLEEAATANEILIGEPTHKLVRDAVVVEPSGPRALKRGATIRALAVLEVLAHAPGVARRFDSPFVGRERQRALLETVFRNAVGDRTCHLVTILADAGVGKSRLVREFTSGLAEDVTVLHGRCLPYGEGITYWPLAEIVRELTRAEGPDSGRQLAAVIEARLAGDEKARLIAERVTGALGLGAGQGTTEETAWAVRRLFEALARAGPLVVVVDDVHWAESTFLDLVEHVADFSRDFPILLICIARPEHFDSRPGWGAGKRNATSIVLERLSDAECRELISNLLGPAPLPPAAESRIASAAEGNALFAEELVAMLVDDALLRQAPDSWVAASDLVELPVPATINALLTARLEGLPPIERAILTAAAVEGSVFHRSAVSELAGPVLDTFEDGLLALVRRDMIRPEAPLFAGEKAYRFRHVLIRDAAYRSLPKNARADLHERFAAWLELAAADRLREFEEIVGYHLEQAFQYRVALGPRDVRAASLAARACERLEAAGRRALVRSDLPAAISLLERVSRLLPTDDTRRIVLLADLSGALIESGRLDEAGRALDEAERLAAAADDQRLAAHVLVQRQFLRIFHGEEGGLEEAARAAAAVIPVFERLGDDLGLCRARRLEAWLSFTAARGEAAIAAWEQAADHARRAGDWHEYYEILTWIASSLWFGPTPAAEGIRRCEAMRVQVGESPESEAAILRQLACLNAIVGRFAIARELIATSNATYADLGLTLYVASSEHEAVIELLAGNPAAAERSARAAYRALEEMGERAFRSTMAASLAVVILEQGRDEEAEDFAKLSAQLAASGDLVTQVRWRRVRARVHARRAELRAAEALAREAVTIAEATDFVNDRADALVDLSHVLEAARRGDEAVAAVSGALHLYELKGNVVAAAATQLRLGKLVKM
- a CDS encoding LuxR family transcriptional regulator; translated protein: MLDEITTIRRRFTRHGTLDECIDEAFTALSGLGYDALVYDYTPIPYDLDGAIMIPSMLKLRNIDDDMRDYWCDRGYFRIDPVQIVAARSSTPFAWSYNKAIDTEIGALLDETTEPVARYLRERDLTSGVTIPIHMPRGGYATVTGIRLGADEMVDRDAGTIARFSLLAHVFHDTAYALYDRSALSPLVPSLTERERECLRHSAHGLSAKEISRVIGRSIPTVVMHLTAAARKLGARNRTQAVVRAAHFRLLDN
- a CDS encoding proline iminopeptidase-family hydrolase, whose protein sequence is MWREMAADDRIEVNVDGFKVVAYSFGSSTETVFCLNGGPGLACDYLRESHSCLVDQGYRVVAFDQLGTGASDRPTDTSLWTIARYVEETETVRKTLGLGNVHMLGHSWGGWLAIEYALAYQENLQTLILEDTVADMPHLVLELERLRASLGPETVSMMQKHEAQGTYDHPEYVAAVTILNYRHVCRLPEWPAPVRRSLDDWNMGPYATMQGPNEFLYIGNLKDWNRVPDLPRIKVPVLITHGEHDELTPACGLRMKLGLPQSELHIIPNASHMPFYENPAAYYPILLGFLSRNKAG